The Glycine max cultivar Williams 82 chromosome 17, Glycine_max_v4.0, whole genome shotgun sequence genome contains the following window.
ACACGTTCACAGAGGACCAAAATGAGTTAATTGAATCTGCAGCAGAAATGCTTTATGGTCTGATTCATGCCCGGTACATTTTGACAAGCAAAGGAATGGCTGCAATGGTATGATTTTTCTCCTAGTTATCCTGTTTTTTGATACTTTGCTGTGGACAAAATTGGCACTGGTAAATGACACTAGATTATCTACAGCTTCACAAGTACAAAAACTATGACTTTGGCCGATGTCCAAGAGTTTTCTGCTCTGGACAACCCTGCCTTCCAGTTGGCCAGTCAGATGTTCCTAGGTCAAGTACTGTAAAGATATATTGCCCCAGGTGTGAAGACATTTACTACCCAAAGTCCAAGTATCAAGGTAGTATCCTTTGAAATGCCTTGTTTAACACTTGAACTCCTCTcaactatatttatattttctttttgaaattttggatTTTGTTATTCTTCGATCTATGCGCTTTATCATTGCCTTCtagatttttgtttaatttgtccGTCAATTAAGGTTTTAACTTGTTCGCTGTCATATATTAAGTTTTGGCTTTTGAGCATTTCACTTCTCTCTTACATTTACTGGCTGCTTGTtgccttttcttttcatattggtatctaaaataaaaaaatagaaaagaaaatgtgtgcTGATCTCAAGGTCTTCCTCAAGCATGGTTTAATTATCAATAAGAATGACAAAAGAAACTGATTACTAATTctcaaaaaatttctttaacttGAATGAGCTAGTAAAATATACACAaaaaagtcacaatttttacTTGGATTTGTTGGTGCTGGTATTTGAGACTAAACtatcatatattaaatatgatgATTAGGGGAATAAACACATAATATTATATCTACCTGTTGAAGTCTGTGTATCTTGTACCTTTTGAAGTTTTTGTTTTGCTATAATAATGGGTGGATACTCAAACACATCATAAGGTATTTCATAATCAAGTCCTTTGATTATTACAGACATGTGATTAGTAATGTAGTAGGTTATGTCTCAACTACACTGTTTGATATTATATCTTAGAAGTTTCTGTTGGCTAGATAAAGGCATGTTCTTCTGCCGTACCTCTTTGATTATAAGTACAGTTTTTGAAGTTTCTGAATTGTAtgctttgaaggaaaaaaaaaaactggaaacTTGCAGGGTTTTCTTTACACATTTTTTACACAGTTGCTATTTGAATTTATAGAGAAATAAGTGGTAACAAATTAATCTTAGGTTATGAATATTTGCCTGATTTCTTTAACTCAGTTaacaaatcaattttgtttaaaactttTGTAATCTTATTGAGATTTTCTCATTACCAACTAAATCCTGAACATTTTTGAAGTGATAGTGTGTTACTCTGTGTTCTGGCATATGATTGTGGATTCTATTTTATTCATTGGAGGAAATAATATCCTGTATTTCATGCTCAAATTTCCTTAACTGTGTCTAGACATTGATGGAGCTTATTTTGGAGCTACATTTCCTCACCTTTTTCTGATGACTTATGGGAATCTGAAGCCACAGAAGCAATCACAGAACTATGTACCTAGAGTTTTTGGTTTCAAAGTTCACAAGTCCTGAAGCTGGATGGAGTTTCAAGCTTTCATCAAAGTAGGAATCTGAGCATGCCTTGCTTAGttgtatttctttaaaattcagTGAATTTTCAGTTTCTGAAATCAGTACATTCTAGATCCATATGTTCTGTAAACGTAAAGATATATGCAGGCACCAACATCAAGGCCACAAGAGATTAATTTTGTTCTCTGCTTCAAATTCAGTGTGCCTTTGTAAAGTTTTTCTGATAGATTTTAATGATAAGTATTGAATGCACTTTTCAATAATatactattaaattaaatttgtccaAGAAGTGGACACTGTCATTTTCTTATCAAATGTGTTCCTGCCTCTTGccaattttcttttcaactttttttttgtttgtatttctccttgttcaaaattcaaatgcacGAGAACTTTCTCTATTGATGGCTTATTTCAAATGAAATGGTAAATTCATACTACAATAACTTATATAACACTTCCTTTTCTGTCTATTTCTCTCCACAACACCACTACATCAATTTTATCTCACATTTCTCTTCCTACctctcttatatataaaaaccggTATAAAAATGAGGAAATTACAATGAAAACTCGTGTGGTTTGCTGTAATTACACGGGACACTCCTGTTTTTTTTAACCCTAAAAAAACATTctaattgttgattttttcGTGGGTTActttttgatgttttatttttagttaataataatgaCCATTACTATggtttgcttttattacactatcatttttttctttttggacatTACTTTTAACCTCATATGTTAATTTCGAGAAATTTCCGTtagtaaatttaataaaagaaaaaaaaagacatttatttatgaaaggcaaaagaaaataatgtttaaataGTGACATGAAGAATTTTGTTAGCAACTATTTCAACACTCAATTACACGTAATTTTTTGGGTTTacataattgaattttaaattttgatttagcTTATTGAAATTTAATGTGAATCATTTTACACAAATGTACTTCTCGACAACCATTTTAATGTGAAACAATTGTAAAGTTAAATGGAACGAATAAAGGTATTTTAggccaaaaaaaatatcattaaaaatcatatagtCCTCATGTGATAGTCTCAAACTAATGTTTTTCACATCTAAAACATCAAAggataatttcaaaaaaaaaaccaacaattAGGATTTTTTGTAAGGTTCAAAAAAGTCAAGATGTCCAgtgtaatcaaaataaatcacAGAGGTGGTCATTGTAATTTACTCTAAAAGTAAtgtcgaaaaagaaaaaggtgataaatgtaataaaagcaaactaCATGGGTGGTGATCAtgataattaactaaaaaaaaatcaaagaatggtcaataaaacaaaaaaaccaacaattagaatatttttttataggattAAAAAAGCAAAAGTTTCAAATATAGTAAAAACAAACCAAAGGCCCATCATTATAATTTACCCTAAAAATATTGAATGAATAGAATTTCTCGTTTCAAATTACTTAAAACCtactatttttgtaattattttattaagtttgTTACTTAATACTTGTATAGTTGGACTTACCTGAATGTATTTGTGCTTCTGAatttgttttaatcaattacaagtgaTTCAATTTCAAGTCCATTTATCCAAATCCCAAATATTATAGACATTATTGGTGATTGTctatgaaattctgatacttcAAAAATGACCATATATATCATACTAGTATTTGATATTCATGCATGCATTGTTACCGGACATGGTTCAAACCAGTAGGATCAACGCGTTCATCCGAGAATCATCTAGCATGACAACGAAATCCATATGCATGGCTATTCCTCTAAACTCGTTCCGcttttaacagaaaatacttaagTTGTTCAGGTACAGATTTGGATTTAaggattatttgatttttttaatcgtGGTCCAGGTTAGAATTTGGGATGTTATTATCCGTCTCATACCCGTACCCATATTCATCCATGTATCCATCCTgatgatgaaattattaaaattttatttattacttgttaatattattttagaattttacataatttaatattcttttcttgaCGATTTTTGTAGACAAATACGTTGCGatgaatttattgatatataagtagtttaaaataaatgcgtaacaattaatttattttttctaaaatcaaatttttaattaaatttttttacaaaaaaaaaacttattttacaaaTCTGAACCATAAACAAGGCGGAGATAGGAATATCTGATACCCAACTAGTATAGGAATGATGTAACAAATTTTAACCGAGTATCGAAAATGGATACAGGAGTATGTTGAGAAGTCGGGATTGGGGATTGGTGAGGCAATTCCCGTCCCTGTCCTGTTGCCATGTCTAGAATCAACCATTTAACCAGTTCAAGCCCTTAAATGGATTGGTCACGAAACAGATTGATACGACTTGATTTGACTCTGTTGGTTTATAGGTTGAACAGGTGACTTGACAACATGGTTGATTTGGCGTTtcacataataattttattttattttgttttatttttacaacTGAACAACATCatgcatatgaaaaaaaaaaaattgctttatACCTCACACTTGTGTTATTTATAGATTTACTTACCTTTTTAACAAGCATAATTGCATCTTTGGGATTTGAAATGTTAAAGTTGTTGTCACTTTCaatttgactttttttctttgtcttatATTGTTATCTACGAATAAACTATATTTACCCTATCTCATCCACTAGACTTATTGgtttgaaaatgattattttttatcatagcAATAatggaatgaatgaaaaaattgtATTGTCTAAACAAAATAGgttttgtaaaagtttattCACTTCATTGAATTTGCTTTTATATTTGTTCTCATATAAATAGATACATGGCCTAATGCACAGGATATATTAGATTATGTCTATCATTGAgccaaagttttaatttttcgtTAGAAACATTAATGTTtggttaacttttaaattttaaaaaaggatcAAAACAATACATTTCGAAAacataaaagatcaaaataaaacttttaaatcttaaagtacaaaaacaaaacaacttcaaaatataataagtcAAAAGTGACATTAAGCCTTTTAAAGTAATTAGCTTCACATAGTGGCAACTAAAACTACcactatctttattttatttcaaaaaaattcatctaaaaaaatcattatctcTACAAACTTTTCCTAATttgaaaaggtaaaaaaatagtaGCACACAGATTAAACAACGTTAACACATAATCTTGTTGTaatcacaaaaaattattatattcctCACCGAAAAACCCAAACATTTCATACAATTATGTTATTGGAAACAAAAGTAAGGGAACTCAAAGCAAAAGTTGTCTtcaatgaaagagaaaaatatgatcCTAACTCGCCAATTGATTCAGATCCAAAcgaaaagttaaaatttaactCTTCGTGAGGTTTGTGAGCAAGACTTCTATTTTCACACACGGTTGGACCGGACAAGTGAGGATTTCCCATTCGATATTTATGTCTTCCTCACCGGTAGTGGAACTCAACGAATCAAGGTTGTTTAGCTAGATGATTGGCCCTCTTTGGTTGGCAATCGCATGTAGTTCCACGGAGGATTTTCCTCAACGTACTTCGTTACGCACACAAAGACCCAAATTTGTGATGCACTTCATGAACCTAGATTTGTGACACACTTCACCAaacaatacattttaaaaatacaaaggaCCATGATAAAacttaatgtataaaaaaaataattaaaaaacataatgaaaaaaatgacattagactttttttttacactttttccTTTCATCTTCTTCCTACACCGTTTAAGATCTTGAAAAcacattattttcctttttcttcttcgggAAATTAAAGTCAACACAACTTATATATATGAAGTTATTTTAATTGGattgtattataaaatttaacataattaacatGAAGGTAGTTATATTGTCATAAAAGATGCctaaatttaacataattaacttGAAGGTAATTTATTATAGTTACTGTCTAGGGTTCGAATCAtacttaaatatgaaatatatcatattaaaagaaaaatatttattttgtatacgCTAAAGATCCTCTACAAATATTACTTTTGGTTGAAACAATTTGGTaccaagatcaagattaaaaaaGTATATCATCATATGACGCTAAATGAAGTTTCCTTGTTGTAATTCGTTGTCTATTTTGTTACTTCAAGATAGATGTATAATTCAATACTAAATAAGTTGGTCAAATTTATGAAAAGGACTCAGCTCAAACATCTGCAGCCTATTTTAAATCAGATTAAATAGAcaatttcaaattgattttatcaataaatcacaaaacaattggaaaaattaagtaaaggtgttttatagataaaaatgcGGGGTgccaagattaaaaaaaactcttaggTTACCCttcctttgataaaaaaaaaaacaaaaaactagatAAATAAAAGCCGTCAACGTTCAAATAAagataatagaaaagaaacaaaatgaaaagcGATTTTTTCCGCAAGCTAAACTATCAAACTACAAGGATTCCATTATTACTTTGTTCCTCTTCCATATTTTGTTGATTTGAGAACAAGCTAGTAAGGACATTGACATTGAAAGTTGTAGTAGGCTTTGTGTGCTATTACGGGATAAGGAGACATGGAATATAGATAAAACGGATAAGGACAACGGTTTGGGTAATAATATAAGGCCATGAGTAGGATTGGCAAACATGGATAAGAACAAAGTAAGACCACTCAACCCAACCATGCTGCACACTCATACACATGTGGACCCAGGCTTCAACACTTTTCAACTCTTATCACctctaatattattattatatataatttgaatctCTCGTTTGATTTTTAATCCTCCCGATTGTGTTGT
Protein-coding sequences here:
- the LOC100784315 gene encoding putative casein kinase II subunit beta isoform X3 gives rise to the protein MNDYKGREGESSVVVRKRFKEKQQQQQQQPFPSTRAIINQQHRRCASLPNNTQYEESETDVEVSDVSVSEGDDTSWISWFCNLRGNEFFCEVDDDFVQDDFNLCGLSSQVPYYDYALDLILDVESSHEDQNELIESAAEMLYGLIHARYILTSKGMAAMLHKYKNYDFGRCPRVFCSGQPCLPVGQSDVPRSSTVKIYCPRCEDIYYPKSKYQGNIDGAYFGATFPHLFLMTYGNLKPQKQSQNYVPRVFGFKVHKS
- the LOC100784315 gene encoding putative casein kinase II subunit beta gives rise to the protein MNDYKGREGESSVVVRKRFKEKQQQQQQQPFPSTRAIINQQHRRCASLPNNTQYEESETDVEVSDVSVSEGDDTSWISWFCNLRGNEFFCEVDDDFVQDDFNLCGLSSQVPYYDYALDLILDVESSHEDQNELIESAAEMLYGLIHARYILTSKGMAAMLHKYKNYDFGRCPRVFCSGQPCLPVGQSDVPRSSTVKIYCPRCEDIYYPKSKYQDIDGAYFGATFPHLFLMTYGNLKPQKQSQNYVPRVFGFKVHKS
- the LOC100784315 gene encoding putative casein kinase II subunit beta isoform X1: MNDYKGREGESSVVVRKRFKEKQQQQQQQPFPSTRAIINQQHRRCASLPNNTQYEESETDVEVSDVSVSEGDDTSWISWFCNLRGNEFFCEVDDDFVQDDFNLCGLSSQVPYYDYALDLILDVESSHGDTFTEDQNELIESAAEMLYGLIHARYILTSKGMAAMLHKYKNYDFGRCPRVFCSGQPCLPVGQSDVPRSSTVKIYCPRCEDIYYPKSKYQGNIDGAYFGATFPHLFLMTYGNLKPQKQSQNYVPRVFGFKVHKS
- the LOC100784315 gene encoding putative casein kinase II subunit beta isoform X2 translates to MNDYKGREGESSVVVRKRFKEKQQQQQQQPFPSTRAIINQQHRRCASLPNNTQYEESETDVEVSDVSVSEGDDTSWISWFCNLRGNEFFCEVDDDFVQDDFNLCGLSSQVPYYDYALDLILDVESSHGDTFTEDQNELIESAAEMLYGLIHARYILTSKGMAAMLHKYKNYDFGRCPRVFCSGQPCLPVGQSDVPRSSTVKIYCPRCEDIYYPKSKYQDIDGAYFGATFPHLFLMTYGNLKPQKQSQNYVPRVFGFKVHKS